Genomic window (Candidatus Nitrosocosmicus franklandus):
GATGTATCTTTTAACTTGTTGCCTGGCAAATTCTTGAACCTTTATATTATCAATATCTTTCTGCCCTATTATATTTTTTATAGTGTCTTCTAATCTGTCTCTTATTAACTTGCTCATCAAAGGGCTCTTTCCTGAGGTCGATATTGACACCTGAATAACATCGTCAAAGTTTATCATAGATGTAAAATATATATCTCCTGATAATGAATTAGTAATGTTATAAGAAAGTATATTTCTTTTCTTAGCCTCTATTACTATTTTCTCATTTAATTCTGAATCACTCGTGGCCGCAAGCACGAGAAAAATATTATCGAAATCATTAAACAAATTTATATCCTCAACTTTTCGTTTGATTATCAAAATAGGATGTCTTAAATCATGATCCAGCTCATAAAGTGCTTCGCTGATGCTATCGCTTAAAATTATGATTTGACACCCTTGTTTAGAGAGAACCTTTATTCTCTTAGTGGCTTCAACACCGGCGCCAATAACTAATACCTTTTTATCTTTCAGGTTTAAGTCAACAATCACTTCTAGCACTCATTGTTATCTACAAAGATAATATAGGTTATTTCTCCTAAAATTAAATAAATGTTAAAAACAACGTGGTTAAATGATCACTAACCTATCTACCTATCTACCTATCTTTAGATCATTTAGGAAAAGGGTTTCTGTATGATTATCAATTATATTGTATAATCAATTTTCTTAGTATTATTGAAATATCGGAATAAGCAAGATTACTTTATAATTTGAAACATGCTTTGGACCCTGATGATTCATCTTTTAATCAAAAATCAAAAAATGAATCCCTCTCGGTGGATTTATTGAGGGATCTATCTGATGATCTAATATCCCAATTAAAGCGAGTCGGATTTTTGTCACTTAAAGATATTGTAATAGAAGGCCCTTCTGAGTTGTCTTCCAAGTCAGGATTAAGTATAAATGAATCTAATTTAATCTACAATCTCGCCATTACTTATTTGGAAGATATGGGGATAATGGAAATGCGATTTACTCCTGCAACTACAATATACCATAAAAGGAAAAAAATCGGGAGAATTTCAACTGGGTCTCGTAATTTTGATAAACTTTTAGGTGGTGGGATAGAGACAAACGCAATTACCGAAGTGTACGGTGAATTTGGTACTGGAAAAACACAATTATGTCATACAGTAAGCGTTATGGTTCAGCTGAATCAGAGCGAAGGAGGACTTGATGGAAGAGCTTTGTACGTAGATACTGAGAACACTTTTAGACCTGAGAGAATCGAAACCATTAGCAAGACTAGAAATCAGGATCCTGATAAGATATTGGATAATATCATTGTTGCAAAGGCATATAGTTCTGCACACCAAGAGCTAATTTTGTCCGAATCTAGTCACATAATTGAATCTCAGGACATAAAATTACTCATATTTGACTCTGCTATCTCCTTGTATCGCTCGGAATTTATTGGGCTGTCTTCCCTTTCATTAAGGCAACAAAGGTTGAACAAACTATTTCATTCAATGATGAGAATTGCTCAAACACATCAAGTAGCTGTTTTACTTGCCAACCAGGTACAGTCTTCGCCAGAAACAGGCTATGGGAATATGCCTTTTAAAGCTGCTGGTGGAAATATCTTTGCACATGCAAGTACTTATCGAATTTTTCTCCGAAAGTCCAATAGAAATAGGATTGCTCGAATGGTGGATTCTCCTAATCACCCCGAAAGTGAAATAGTGTTTACTATAAACGAATCAGGGATTACCGATCCTAAAACATCTAATTAGCACCAAGTGCTTATTGTAAATAATATTTATTAGGGCATCAATAAAGAAGAATTATGCCTTCATCTCACGGAACTAGAAGAAAGTCTAGATCGATATTAACAAAACCTAATAAAGTTACCGGTGTTTCTTATTTGCTAATTGAATATAAACCAGGAGATAAAGTTGTTGTAGATATCGATCCAAGTGAACATACTACGATGCCACATAGGCGCTTTCAGGGTAAAGTGGGAATAGTTGAACAAGTGGGTCGTCGTACGTTAAAAGTGATGGTAAAGTTTGGCAGTAAGTCAAAATACTTGCAAACAAAGTTTAATCATATACGACCAATAAAGGTCTAGCCACAAAGGCGTGTAAAGGGCTTGACAGAAGTAATAAAGAGAGAAATTATCACTTTAGCCGAAGTTAAAAAGATTTTGGAAGCAATACCAGTTGATGAGATGGATCAAATTCAACGCTGGACATTTGATTATTCAAAAAAGTTTTCAAAAGTTGACTTCGAACAGGCTAGAGAAATGGTTGACAAACTTGTCTCTGAAGGTGAATTGACGACTGAAGAGTCGGTAGAATTAGTGAATGTTATGCCAAAGTCGATAGAGGAATTGAGAGCATTTACCTTTGGCTGGAAGAAATTAATAGTAACAGAAAAATTAGAAAAAATAAAGTCTATTTTACTTTCAAAAAACGAGGCACAAGAAGAAGTAAAAACTCCATCTGACTTTGAAAGTTAAATAAAAAGTCGTTTCTAAGTATAACTGTAAAGGTAAAATATATCTTGTCAAGGTTTAATACAAATAGGGATAATTATAGCAGACATGGAGATAATTTTGCTCCTCGCAAATTCGAAGAATACGCCTATATCCTCGATTATATTCAAAATGGTAAATCTTCGATTGTACGAATGAGAGAAGGAGTAATTATCCATGCAATTGGCGAAGAACATTTGACCTTGTTAGAATTGCTTGGTATCAATAATGAGCGATTTAGCATTGGTGAGCGCGTATATATAGGTAAGGACGGCAGGGAAAAGATTTTGAGTGTATTAGGAAGATTGGATTATGACCATATATCTCAATCAGCAAAAAATGAACTGCCAAGCGTAATTGAAAAAATTGTAAATGTAAATGAAAAGAGATTTGTAGATTACTTTAATTCCTCTCAACCAATGACCCCTCGTGTTCATTCTTTGGAACTTATACCTGGAATAGGAAAAACTTACCTGAAATCTATATTAGAAGAAAGAGAAAGACGTAAATTTGAGTCATTTTTGGACCTGCAAGAAAGAACGGGATTACGAGATGCACCAAAGTTAATTGCAAAAAGAATCTATGATGAAATTTCGGGAGAAACTAGAATGAATATTTTTGTCCGAAAATAATCCAACCAATCCTTTCCAAATCAAACTGATGAGTTATGAAACTTTTAGTTCAATGAATATTTTTTAGATGAAGAACAAAACAAATCTTGGGCAGAATTTTCTTGTCGACGAAGGAATCGTAAAAAAAATAATTAAACTTTCTCAAATAGGTAAAAATGACGTGGTTTACGAGGTGGGAACCGGTACCGGAACCTTGACCAAGGAACTTTGCAATATTGCTAAATTCGTGTATTCATTCGAATTAGATTCAAAATTATTCGAACAATCTAATAAACAATTGAAATTTGATAATCTAAAATTATTCAATCTTGACGGTTTAAATGAAAAATTGAATCTAGAATTTGATGTTTTCTTTTCGAGTTTGCCTTATTATGAGAGTCGCAGAGCAATGTCGTGGTTGTGTAAAAAGCATTTTAAACGGGGAATCGTATTGCTCCAGAAGGACTTTGTTGAAAAACTCGTATCAAAACCCGGAGAAAAGAATTACAGAGCAATTTCTGTCTTGACACAATATCGATTTTCAATAAATATGTTGCTCAAAGTTTCTCCTTCATCTTTTTTTCCCAAACCTAGGGTTGAATCCCTATTAGTTGAATTACTTCCAAAGAATTCTCCTTTGTCACAACAAATTGTGAATGATATTCAATTCTTGTACTCGTTCAGAAAAAAAACTGTCTCATTCGTATTAAATTATTTTAATAAACATTACACATGCAGTTTTTTTGAACCCGAACTTTCAGCTATTGCTTCTACTAGGATTGCAGAATTAAATCCAATCCAATTACTATGGCTTAATGATACTTTAAAAACCAACTCATTTGCTAAGGAAAAAGAATAGTGCATATTCAAAGGGATCAGAAACATTTAGAAATTTGACAAATTGTAATTGTCATGTCTTATATTGATAAGCGAATTTGGCGAACTAATCCGCGGTATTCACATGATCTTTTCCATTTTTTGGTGGAGTATTACATTTGTTGTAATTTTCATAATACGACCTGCTAATACGACAGGGAATTTGTCTATCGTGTTACCAAAAATCCGTAAAGTCGTTATCTTTGCTTCCACCGTTTCGATAATTAGCGGCCTGATCCAGTTTGGTATGTTATTTAACTTCAACATACCGAGTTTTATCAATTCTGCCGGAAGTATTCTTATTGTGATATCTGGCTTCTTTTCTCTAATAGTCTATTACCATATATTATTTGTAACACATAGGGGTTTGCCAAGTCCAAAACCCAAAATACTGGCAGGCATTGTATCGGCTAAAATAATACCTTACTTAATGTTTGGTCTACTTTCTGCAACAATGGTTTCTATGATAATTGTATCAAGTTTTGCATTCTTGTGAATTAATTTATAATTGGATAAACAAATATATAAATACCAAAAACTATTTCCTTCCTTTGTTATTATTTCTATATATGTTTTCCATATTTTTTCTTGTATGATAATGATTTCATTGCAATCTATTCGATAATATTATTTTACTATTAAAACTGGACAGTGGGCGTAAGTTAATATTCCAGAAGCAACACTTCCTTGTATCAATTTTTTCCAACCTGATCTTCCTTTCGAACCAACGACAATCAAATCTATTCTTTCCTTTTCTGCATAGGATAAAATAGCTTCCACAATTGAAATTACGGTGAGAACTACCTCGGTTTTTACCTTTATATTGCTTTTTTCCCCTAGTTTGTGGACTTCACCAAACCATTTTTCTGCTTCTTGTTTAGCTTCTGTATTTAGATCTTCTAATGAACTTGTAGTTACAGTTCCTGTAACGGTCTCTGAGTGAAACGCAAACCCACTTTGTGAGTATAGAACATGCAAAGCCACCACTTCGCATACGTAGGCTTGTGCTATATCGATACCATATTCAATTGCCTTCATGGAATTAGCCGATCCATCTATCGGAACTAGAATTTTGGTGAATCTTTTGTGATTGGTATTATTCACGTTTATCTATCGTGACAAATAGCTAGATAAACTGTTTTCTTCACCTGTTTTTGTCAAATATGAATATTAGAAATAGTGGGACCAATTTTGATGTTTAATGAGGAATTATTTTAAAATAACTCTATACAGAAATCACTATTGACGTAGAATAAGACTTATATTTTGATTTCTGCTTTAACCTTGTGATTGTCTAAAATTTTCAATCATTTTCTTCAAATTTCATACATTGTCAGTTTCTTTACTGTTGTTGTATTGATTTTGCTTTTCCCGTCCCAGGCCTTTAGTTTGGCGAGTGAATCGAAAAGTAGTAGCGTAATAGAAAATCCAAGAGCATTCGTGAAGAATTACTCTACATATAATGATGGCGATAATAATACCATAATCGTTGGTTCTGTCGCAAAATCGGATTATCAGGATTTTCCACAAACGGTTCTGGTTGGATTAAAGACCTTTAATAATATTACAGGAAGTAACGAAATTATAACTGAGGCTCCCTATAACTCAATATTATACAAAGATAATGAACCATTTCCATTCAAATTCAAACTCAACTCTACGGTATTCCTAGATGCGGTAAATTCAAAACCATTCATTTTCGAAAGTAGAAATGTAAGCTTGCCTATTACCAAACTTAACACTTTTAAGTTGGATTATCCAGTTCTTCCTCAGGGTAATCATAAGGAGTTATATGGGAACATAACAAATACCAGCCCCATTCAATTAAATAATATAACCTTGTTTGCAATAGTTAATGACCGTAATAGCACTCAAATAGATTCCGTAAAGACAGTAATTCCACACCTTAAACCATACGAAACTCTTAATTTTACCTTTATTCCAGATCCTGTCATAGAGAACAGGGTTTACTTCTATAGCTGTGTGGGTGGAGACGTCGATGATATGAAAGTAGATCAATTTCAAATTATTAACATATCTTCTTCCAAAGTACTTGGATACAAGTTCTCTAGTATAATGCAAATTGATTATATAGATTACAATGCTACTAATAATCAATTTGTCTTTAAGATTAACAATATCTATCCATATCCAGGATCCCTATCTTTACAATTAATGCCTATTCAAGTTGATCCTTTGAATGTTTCAATTGACGGATTACCTATTGAAAACATGAATGCTAGAAATTCGGATAATAAGACTTTAATAGGTTTGTCTATTCCACAAGGTACCCATAATGTAACAATATCTAATATAAGTGGAGAGTAGTAGGTTTTAACGGCTCTGTTCAGTTAACGATAAGCCTATAGCTTGAAAGCATTCCATTTCTTTTATGCTTACTAGAAACAGAACGCCTTCAAAGTATGTATATTATGGGTTGCATTTGTACTTTTCAGGCTTATCCTTAAGGAAAGCCTCGGAAAGATTATCTCAGATATACAAGAGAAATCACGTTTCCATTTGGAATTGGATTCAAAAGTACAAACCCCAAAAGCTGAAGTCAACTAGAAGAAGAGTTCTAGAGTATATAATAGATGAGACCATGTTAAAGGTGGGATCAGAGTTTGTCTGGCTCTGGGTTGCAACTGAACCAGACAGAAAACAGGCAAATTCTCGCACTGTCTATCTCTAAAGAAAGAAACATGTTTGTAGCTGAAAGATTCATTTCAGATTTAGTCAAGATTCATGGAATTCATCCAGTTTCGACTGATGATGGAGGTACTTGGTATCCAATGGCCTGTAGATTCTTAAATCTCGATCATCACATTCATTCCTCTCTGGAGAAAAGTCTGATTGAAAGAAAGATGCAATACATAAAGGATAGAACCGAAAGTTTCGATGACTACTTTCCTTGTAGAATAAAGAATTGCAAGTTAAAGCATGTACGGAATTGGCTGCGGCTCTTTGTAGACTATCATAACAATGAAATAAAACATATTAAGTGAACAGAGCCGTTTTAACACATCTATAATTAATTTTTAAATTTTACTTCGTTCAATTGATCTCAATATTTATGATTCTATCACTCTGTCCTATAGTAATCCATCTGAGGAACTAAGCTGATTTAGAAGAATCTTTTTAATATGATTGGATTAATTGATATTTGTTGATCGACTCTGAATTAGTAATAAAGCGATTAAATTTACAGGAACATCCATATGAAGGTGGTAATTTCCGAGAGGTGTATCGATCTCCTGTATTAGTCTCATATGACGAATTATCAGGGACTAATCAAAATATATATACCGTGGATAATCAGGGAAAACACTTAAGAAAGAAATTGCGTTCAGCTTCTACCTTAATCTATTATCTACTGGACAAGGATCAAATTTCACCTATACATAGAGTTAAAAATGATGAAATCTGGCATTTTTACCTGGGAAGTCCATTAATCATATATGTCCTTGATAATAAACAGTATCCTACAAGGGTAAAATTAGGAAATAACCTTGAGGATGGCGAAACCTGCATACATTATGTAATAAGGAAAAATTCTTGGTTCTGCGCTGAAGTAGAAAATAAGGACTCATTTACTCTAGTAGGTTGTACTGTTTCTCCAGGATTCGATTTTGAGGATTTCGAATTGGGTAAGAAATCCGAATTACTTGTTCTTTATCCTCAATTTAAGTCGATAATCGAAAAATTCTCAAAGTGAATGGTATTTGTTATTAGATATTTTGGTTGAACGCACCGCTCAAATTTTGTTTTCTAATTGCTCTTGTATGTAATTCTATGACACTTGTTTGGTCTCGGCGACTACAAAAAACTATAAAATAACTAAAGTCATTTACTTTAAGGACTTTTCATTTCGGATAGCGTATTCTGAAAATCCTTCGTATTTTTACGATAGCAATGTATATTTTTACTTGATTCATACTTAGTTCCTAGTATATCCAATAAGGTAACAATATCGTGATTGTGAACATTGTCATCATTACACTCTGCTGTTCTGTTCCTTTGCAATAACTTCCTTACACTATTAAAGTTGAGATCTTTATAAAGTAATTAAATTTATTGATTATATCAGATCTGGTAACAGTAATATCGTATAATTATTTTATCATTCACTCATATCGAGACTAATATCATTTTCAATCTTTTTGCTGTTTAAATGCCGTGAAATTCGAAACCTGTTTTGTCATTTAATGATGTCAATAACCTCTATTTGGTTTTCTCAAACGGAAGACGATTCATTAATAAATAACTACTTTTAACAATTATCTTCGTACCTATGATCAAAAAAATTTTCCCGAATTACCATTTTGATGATTATTGCCACTATTTTAATAATGCCATCTACTATGTTGCAATTTTCACAGACACAGCTTAGTTCTAGCAATCAAGACACGATTCTAAGGACCACAAATAACGATAGAGAGAAGCTGTTGGCGTTCCGCCACTTACATGGGGTGACAATCTGGCAACTATAACCCAAAATCATGTTAATAAGCTACCTCAGAGGGTCGTTTTGCACAGTCCTCAGATTCCTGGTTCCTTTGAGAACCTTGCTCAGGGACCTGTGAGTTATTCAGTAGCTGATCTGGTCCAGTTATGGGCTACCAAAAAAGGACCGTGACGGTCTCCCTCTGTCTATATCAACAGGGCCGAAAGCTGGACATTTCACAGCTATGGTCTGGCAAAATACCGGTGAGATTGGCTATGGACTGGCAAGTACAAGCATGAATAAGATTCTGTTAAATCGCTATAGTCCGCCAGGCAACCTAATATGAGAATTGCCATATGGTCGCGCCAGCCAAGTTGTTGCAGAAGAAGATATTACTTTTGGAGTAGATGAGGGTGCTCAAGTTTAGGACTTTGATGAACATAGTAACTAAGACTTTGGTGAAAAGTCAGGTAGCCTAACTAATCAACTAAAACAAATCTTACCATTTTTTTGTTTCATTTTTTTAGCCTCTGGAGAGGAGTCATCAAGATCAAATCTTGTTCGGAATTATAGTAAATACATCCAAGACCCGAGAATTCAGAAATTCAATAATTTTATGATATTGGATGTAGGTTCATTGTCTGGGTGTACCAGACCTAAAACTAGCTGTTCATTCTTAGAGTTACTGTATGTCAGACCGTCGCATTCCAGCATCCTACGTTTCAATGTATAGTTATCAGTTTGTTGCTTTGTATATATAAAACCAAATTTTTTGTATCATAAACTGCCATTCTAAACTTATTAACATAATATTCTGATTTT
Coding sequences:
- a CDS encoding precorrin-2 dehydrogenase/sirohydrochlorin ferrochelatase family protein codes for the protein MIVDLNLKDKKVLVIGAGVEATKRIKVLSKQGCQIIILSDSISEALYELDHDLRHPILIIKRKVEDINLFNDFDNIFLVLAATSDSELNEKIVIEAKKRNILSYNITNSLSGDIYFTSMINFDDVIQVSISTSGKSPLMSKLIRDRLEDTIKNIIGQKDIDNIKVQEFARQQVKRYIQDQEQRRKFLYSLIEDDNIQELILKKNIDKVKERIITTLGKWEGSKIE
- the radA gene encoding DNA repair and recombination protein RadA, encoding MKHALDPDDSSFNQKSKNESLSVDLLRDLSDDLISQLKRVGFLSLKDIVIEGPSELSSKSGLSINESNLIYNLAITYLEDMGIMEMRFTPATTIYHKRKKIGRISTGSRNFDKLLGGGIETNAITEVYGEFGTGKTQLCHTVSVMVQLNQSEGGLDGRALYVDTENTFRPERIETISKTRNQDPDKILDNIIVAKAYSSAHQELILSESSHIIESQDIKLLIFDSAISLYRSEFIGLSSLSLRQQRLNKLFHSMMRIAQTHQVAVLLANQVQSSPETGYGNMPFKAAGGNIFAHASTYRIFLRKSNRNRIARMVDSPNHPESEIVFTINESGITDPKTSN
- a CDS encoding 50S ribosomal protein L21 — encoded protein: MPSSHGTRRKSRSILTKPNKVTGVSYLLIEYKPGDKVVVDIDPSEHTTMPHRRFQGKVGIVEQVGRRTLKVMVKFGSKSKYLQTKFNHIRPIKV
- a CDS encoding RNA polymerase Rpb4, whose protein sequence is MTEVIKREIITLAEVKKILEAIPVDEMDQIQRWTFDYSKKFSKVDFEQAREMVDKLVSEGELTTEESVELVNVMPKSIEELRAFTFGWKKLIVTEKLEKIKSILLSKNEAQEEVKTPSDFES
- a CDS encoding DUF655 domain-containing protein, which translates into the protein MSRFNTNRDNYSRHGDNFAPRKFEEYAYILDYIQNGKSSIVRMREGVIIHAIGEEHLTLLELLGINNERFSIGERVYIGKDGREKILSVLGRLDYDHISQSAKNELPSVIEKIVNVNEKRFVDYFNSSQPMTPRVHSLELIPGIGKTYLKSILEERERRKFESFLDLQERTGLRDAPKLIAKRIYDEISGETRMNIFVRK
- a CDS encoding ribosomal RNA small subunit methyltransferase A, translating into MKNKTNLGQNFLVDEGIVKKIIKLSQIGKNDVVYEVGTGTGTLTKELCNIAKFVYSFELDSKLFEQSNKQLKFDNLKLFNLDGLNEKLNLEFDVFFSSLPYYESRRAMSWLCKKHFKRGIVLLQKDFVEKLVSKPGEKNYRAISVLTQYRFSINMLLKVSPSSFFPKPRVESLLVELLPKNSPLSQQIVNDIQFLYSFRKKTVSFVLNYFNKHYTCSFFEPELSAIASTRIAELNPIQLLWLNDTLKTNSFAKEKE
- a CDS encoding universal stress protein, which produces MNNTNHKRFTKILVPIDGSANSMKAIEYGIDIAQAYVCEVVALHVLYSQSGFAFHSETVTGTVTTSSLEDLNTEAKQEAEKWFGEVHKLGEKSNIKVKTEVVLTVISIVEAILSYAEKERIDLIVVGSKGRSGWKKLIQGSVASGILTYAHCPVLIVK
- a CDS encoding cupin domain-containing protein gives rise to the protein MIDSELVIKRLNLQEHPYEGGNFREVYRSPVLVSYDELSGTNQNIYTVDNQGKHLRKKLRSASTLIYYLLDKDQISPIHRVKNDEIWHFYLGSPLIIYVLDNKQYPTRVKLGNNLEDGETCIHYVIRKNSWFCAEVENKDSFTLVGCTVSPGFDFEDFELGKKSELLVLYPQFKSIIEKFSK